Genomic segment of Syntrophorhabdaceae bacterium:
TTTGTCATCGACTGTACGCAGACAAAATGTACAGTCCCGAGCTGTCCGGGGGTGCAGCAGAAATGAAACGCCCTGCAGTCATGCTGGCGTTTGGTCTTTTCATCATCACCTCCGCGCTTCTTCTCTACCGGATCATGGTCCTCGGTTATCCAATCTTCCCGGCGGCACCGGGACGAGCTTTCCTGCTAAAGTTCGAGGGACACGTAAAAAGCAGCGGCAGCAATACAACCCTCTTCGTTGCTTTACCGTCGGAAAAACCTGGACAGATTATATCGGAGGAGTATTTCGGCTCCGGTTCGTTAAGCTTCACCCTCACCAGAAACATGTCGGGACGTTACGGAGTATGGACCGGACAGACAGGTCCTGATGGTGAAATTGCCTCATACCGTGAGATGATCCTGATGCGTCCCTCCGGCACTGCAAAGCTGAAGCCTCCTGCTCTGGAAAAATACCCGTCATCAATCAATAAAAACGATCAGGCAACTGCCGAAAGGATAACGGGCAGATTCCAATCCCTCCCTCTTCCGGGCAGAATCAGGTCCATCCTGCAATTCGTAAGGGACATCCGGGAGAAACCTCTTGCCGAAGGTCGCGAACGCGAGTTCCTTGAACGCATGGAAGGGAAATACGACCGGTCAATACTTCCCCTGACACTTTTCAGAGCGGCTTTAATCCCCGCGAGGATTATCGAGGGCATCAGGCTCACTGAAGGTATTACCACAAGACCTCTGACCTGGATCGACGTATGGAACGGGCGGAAGTGGGAAAGCGTCAGCATCGACGGGAAAGAGATACTGAAAGACCAGGCCTCGCTGTTAACCCTTACATCAGATGGCAAACCGATTGTTGATGTTTCCGGAGGAGAGATCAGTGATGTCCGCTGGGACATAAACCGACAGATCGTCGGCCAGTGGCGCCTCAATTATGAACATATCAGCCGTTCGGACCGGTTCCTTGATCGGTGGTCGCTTTTCCGTTTGCCCGCTGAATTCCAGCAGACCTTCCGTATCCTGCTTCTCGTCCCCATCGGCGCCCTTCTCATCTGTATACTCCGCAACATAATAGGCTTTCCAACGTTCGGGATATTCATGCCCGTCCTGATGGCGCTCTCCTTCCGCAATACCGGATTGGTATACGGACTTGCCATATTCGCAGGCGTCATCCTGATAGGTTATGCGGCGCGGCGCCTCCTTGACCGGCTTCGCCTCCTTCTGGTACCCCGCATGTCGGTGCTGCTGACG
This window contains:
- a CDS encoding 7TM domain-containing protein; amino-acid sequence: MKRPAVMLAFGLFIITSALLLYRIMVLGYPIFPAAPGRAFLLKFEGHVKSSGSNTTLFVALPSEKPGQIISEEYFGSGSLSFTLTRNMSGRYGVWTGQTGPDGEIASYREMILMRPSGTAKLKPPALEKYPSSINKNDQATAERITGRFQSLPLPGRIRSILQFVRDIREKPLAEGREREFLERMEGKYDRSILPLTLFRAALIPARIIEGIRLTEGITTRPLTWIDVWNGRKWESVSIDGKEILKDQASLLTLTSDGKPIVDVSGGEISDVRWDINRQIVGQWRLNYEHISRSDRFLDRWSLFRLPAEFQQTFRILLLVPIGALLICILRNIIGFPTFGIFMPVLMALSFRNTGLVYGLAIFAGVILIGYAARRLLDRLRLLLVPRMSVLLTLVIVCFTLLALFGNKLGLRQVMAVGLLPFVILVMTIERFFVVVEEHGARTALQTAAGSAAVACITYLIISWETLQLTFFIYPELLLAVGALQMLVGRYTGYRLSELFRFREFHSPS